The Raphanus sativus cultivar WK10039 chromosome 2, ASM80110v3, whole genome shotgun sequence genome includes a region encoding these proteins:
- the LOC108841431 gene encoding single-strand DNA endonuclease 1, with amino-acid sequence MGVKYLWDVLEPCKKTYPLDHLQNKRVCVDLSCWMVELHKVNQSYCATKEKVYLRGFFHRLRALIALNCSIILVSDGSIPGIKVPTYRRRLKARFEVADDGGVEPGKETSLRRNKGSEFSWMIKEAKVIASTLGILCLDGVEEAEAQCALLNSENLCDACFSSDSDIFLFGAKTVYREICLGEGGHVVCYEMEDIKKNLGLGRNSLIALALVLGSDYSQGVRGIRQEKACEIVRSVGENIILEKLSSEGLSFVKNMRNLKKQARPKKGTLPLVAVNGSNHDPEGLQQIKEVIDAFMNPKCHKADSNTVSRALADFTFQRTKLQEICHQFFEWPPEKTDEYILPKIAERKLRRFAILQSSSTEVGVNHPLHKPQVPEKCPVSEIIKTRKLQGRECFEVSWNDLEGLETSIVPADLVERACPEKIIEFKEKMEAKKKKKPKQKQPKSKERETSSPTKASSLIELSLKLQQIDLNSSSFLATSTIEEAEQEKEQRKPKKHDYLRLLDSPAKENSSIGWSTVGSFGAGPSSYSFYPETEVINLISPCPEARSRNVSRSYQELKSQEQKCHDQKLENVIELSDSDTDDDDEHCRKARELRMFLENIRNDVIL; translated from the exons ATGGGGGTGAAGTATCTGTGGGATGTACTAGAGCCTTGCAAGAAGACATATCCACTCGATCATCTTCA AAACAAGAGGGTATGCGTGGATCTATCGTGTTGGATGGTGGAACTGCATAAAGTGAACCAATCGTATTGCGCCACTAAAGAAAAAGTTTATCTCCGAGGCTTCTTTCATCGCCTTCGTGCCCTAATTGCCCTCAACTGCTCCATCATTCTAGTCTCTG ATGGTTCAATTCCTGGAATCAAAGTACCAACTTACAGGCGTCGGTTAAAAGCAAGATTCGAG GTTGCTGATGATGGCGGTGTAGAACCTGGGAAAGAGACTTCACTCAGAAGAAATAAGGGGTCTGAGTTCTCTTGGATGATAAAAGAGGCCAAAGTTATTGCTTCCACACTGGGGATACTCTGTTTAGACGG GGTTGAGGAAGCTGAAGCACAATGTGCTCTGTTAAACTCTGAAAACTTATGT GACGCCTGTTTTAGCTCTGATTCAGATATTTTCCTTTTTGGGGCAAAGACTGTGTACAGAGAGATTTGCCTTG GTGAAGGAGGTCACGTTGTTTGCTATGAGATGGAGGACATCAAGAAAAATCTTGGGCTTGGACGGAACTCATTG ATAGCTCTGGCGCTTGTGCTTGGCAGTGACTACTCTCAGGGAGTTCGTGGTATTCGTCAG GAGAAAGCTTGCGAGATTGTTAGGTCTGTTGGAGAAAATATTATCCTTGAAAAACTTTCATCAGAAGGACTCTCTTTTGTCAAAAATatgagaaatttaaagaagcAAGCTAGGCCTAAAAAGGGGACCTTACCCTTGGTGGCTGTAAATG GAAGTAACCATGATCCAGAGGGACTGCAACAGATCAAAGAGGTGATTGATGCGTTCATGAATCCCAAGTGCCACAAAGCAGACTCTAATACAGTTTCCAG GGCTCTAGCTGACTTCACTTTCCAGCGCACCAAGCTACAGGAGATATGCCATCAGTTCTTTGAGTGGCCCCCTGAGAAAACAG ATGAATACATACTTCCAAAAATTGCTGAAAGAAAGCTGAGAAGGTTTGCTATTCTGCAATCAAGTTCAACTGAGGTTGGCGTTAATCATCCTCTCCACAAG CCACAGGTACCAGAGAAGTGCCCGGTGTCTGAAATCATTAAGACTCGCAAATTACAAGGACGAGAATGTTTTGAAGTCTCATGGAATGATCTAGAAGGGTTAGAGACGTCTATTGTTCCTGCAGATCTTGTAGAAAG GGCTTGTCCTGAGAAGATCATAGAGTTCAAGGAGAAAATggaagcaaagaagaagaagaagccgaAACAAAAACAACCTAAATCAAAAGAGAGGGAAACAAGTTCACCAACTAAAGCTTCTTCACTTATCGAACTCAGCCTCAAACTCCAACAGATTGATCTTAATTCATCATCTTTCCTAGCCACAAGCACCATAGAAGAAGCAGAGCAAGAGAAGGAACAGAGAAAACCCAAGAAACATGATTACTTGCGTCTACTCGATTCACCTGCTAAAGAAAATTCCAGTATTGGTTGGTCGACCGTTGGTAGCTTCGGTGCTGGCCCGAGCTCTTATTCTTTCTATCCGGAAACAGAAGTCATTAATCTGATTAGCCCTTGTCCTGAAGCTCGGTCACGGAACGTGTCAAGAAGTTATCAAGAACTGAAGTCTCAGGAGCAGAAGTGCCATGATCAGAAACTTGAGAATGTGATTGAGCTGAGTGATTCAGACaccgatgatgatgatgaacacTGCAGAAAGGCCAGAGAGCTTAGGatgtttttggaaaatattagGAATGACGTTATCCTCTGA
- the LOC108843278 gene encoding fasciclin-like arabinogalactan protein 2: MAYLRGAAAALIIMFQLLSLSNAHNITKILAKDPEFSTFNHYLSATHLADEINRRQTITVLAVDNGAMNSILSKGYSLYTIRNILSLHVLVDYFGAKKLHQITDGSTSTASMFQSTGSATGTSGYVNITDIKGGKVAFGVQDDDSQLTARYIKSVFEKAYNISVLHISQVLTSPEAEAPTASPSDLILTAILEKQGCKAFSDMLKSTGADKTFQDTVDGGLTVFCPSDSAVGKFAPKFKALSAANKTALVLYHGMPVYQSLQMLRSGNGAVNTLATEGNNKFDFTVQNDGEEVTLETDVVTAKLTGTLKDQEPLIVYKIDKVLLPREIYKAVKASAPAPKSSKHKPKNAKADGPSADAPSNDDGEVADDKNDAVSVTRSSVIVTAIVGLCFGVWLM; encoded by the coding sequence ATGGCTTATCTCCGGGGAGCAGCCGCCGCATTGATTATTATGTTCCAACTCTTGTCTCTCTCAAACGCCCACAACATAACCAAAATCTTGGCCAAAGACCCTGAGTTCTCCACATTCAACCACTACCTCTCAGCCACTCATCTCGCCGACGAGATCAACCGCCGCCAAACCATCACCGTCCTGGCCGTTGACAACGGAGCAATGAACTCAATCCTCTCCAAAGGCTACTCACTCTACACAATCCGCAACATTCTCTCCCTCCACGTTCTCGTCGATTACTTCGGCGCCAAGAAGCTCCACCAGATCACAGACGGCTCCACCTCCACCGCTTCCATGTTCCAGTCCACCGGATCCGCCACCGGAACCTCCGGCTACGTCAACATCACCGACATCAAAGGCGGGAAAGTCGCTTTCGGCGTCCAGGACGACGACAGCCAGCTCACCGCTCGCTACATCAAATCCGTCTTCGAGAAGGCTTACAACATCTCCGTCCTTCACATCAGCCAAGTCCTGACCTCGCCGGAAGCAGAGGCTCCCACCGCCAGCCCCAGCGATCTCATCCTCACCGCGATTCTCGAAAAACAAGGGTGCAAAGCCTTCTCCGACATGTTGAAATCCACCGGAGCCGACAAGACGTTTCAAGACACCGTCGACGGAGGGTTGACTGTGTTCTGCCCTTCCGACAGCGCGGTCGGGAAGTTCGCGCCGAAGTTCAAGGCCTTATCCGCGGCGAACAAGACGGCGTTGGTGTTGTACCACGGCATGCCGGTTTACCAGTCGTTGCAGATGCTTAGATCGGGTAACGGCGCCGTTAACACGTTGGCGACTGAAGGTAACAACAAGTTTGACTTCACGGTTCAGAACGACGGAGAGGAAGTGACGCTCGAGACGGACGTCGTGACGGCGAAGTTAACGGGGACGTTGAAGGATCAAGAGCCGTTGATTGTTTACAAGATTGATAAAGTTTTGTTGCCGAGAGAGATCTATAAGGCCGTTAAGGCCTCGGCTCCAGCACCTAAGTCGAGTAAGCACAAGCCTAAGAACGCGAAGGCTGACGGACCAAGCGCCGATGCTCCGTCAAATGATGACGGTGAGGTCGCTGATGACAAAAACGATGCCGTTTCGGTTACACGAAGCAGTGTTATTGTGACGGCGATTGTGGGGCTCTGTTTTGGAGTTTGGCTCATGTGA
- the LOC108822312 gene encoding F-box/LRR-repeat protein At3g48880, producing MEEGYESRRGSRWEELDTDILVRIFQKFSIFELTSGLAHVCSGWRAACCDPILWKTLDLSHMRSSFIKIPLEPYVYVERRSDEALTRILKLSMNLSGGNTRALVFHFNLFLSDDQLTYTAERCPGLRRVVLPAWNRIKKTGICKAIRIWKDLESLTMPSIANPPYLLTEIAKNCKNFKELKIMGPFEIFFANTLITYLPNLKTLSLRCSAIKREALIKILDGLPDLEVLNISHSYLVEYSVWQPQQKVIVRELDKTILEKASRLKRFLTCMEHQTCVMCQRTENDEGIVRWYKYEEGEWKVDEVSSLHL from the exons ATGGAAGAAGGGTATGAGAGTCGTCGAGGGAGTAGATGGGAAGAGTTGGACACTGACATCTTGGTCAGGATCTTCCAGAAGTTTAGCATCTTTGAGTTGACTTCGGGTTTAGCTCATGTATGCAGTGGATGGAGAGCTGCTTGCTGCGATCCCATCCTCTGGAAGACTCTTGATCTCTCTCACATGAGATCTAGTTTCATCAAGATCCCTTTAGAGCCTTACGTCTACGTGGAGCGTCGCTCCGATGAGGCCCTCACCCGGATCCTGAAACTCTCCATGAATCTTAGTGGTGGCAACACGAGAGCCTTGGTTTTCCATTTCAACTTGTTCTTGAGTGATGATCAGCTTACTTACACCGCTGAAAG GTGTCCAGGGTTGAGACGGGTGGTCCTTCCGGCTTGGAACAGAATAAAAAAGACTGGGATATGTAAAGCCATAAGGATCTGGAAAGATCTGGAGTCACTAACAATGCCTAGCATCGCAAACCCGCCTTACCTCTTAACAGAGATCGCCAAGAACTGCAAGAACTTCAAAGAGCTCAAGATCATGGGACCATTCGAGATCTTCTTTGCGAACACGCTCATTACTTACCTCCCTAACCTCAAAACACTCAGCCTTAGATGCTCTGCGATCAAGCGAGAAGCACTGATTAAGATCCTCGACGGGTTACCTGATCTTGAAGTGCTCAACATATCTCACTCTTACCTGGTGGAGTACAGTGTGTGGCAACCGCAGCAGAAAGTGATTGTTAGGGAGCTTGATAAGACTATACTTGAGAAAGCTTCGAGGCTGAAGAGGTTCTTGACTTGTATGGAGCATCAGACTTGTGTGATGTGTCAGAGGACTGAGAATGATGAAGGGATTGTGAGATGGTATAAGTATGAAGAAGGAGAGTGGAAAGTTGATGAAGTGAGCTCTCTTCATCTTTGA